From one Shewanella sp. GD04112 genomic stretch:
- the punR gene encoding DNA-binding transcriptional activator PunR — protein MLSEQALELIDIVARVGSFTAAANRLHKVPSAVSYAVKQIEEELGVVLFERHHRSVTLTPAGEHFVKQARNLLTQMDEMKRGTQRVANGWQPTLSIALDNIVRADRISVLIADFYRHFQDIELIIRIEVFNGVWEALATGRSDIAIGATTAIPVGGVYQYKDMGDIQWAFLVSKNHPLASIDRPLTDDELRPFPSICLEDTSREIPKRMTWLLENQRRLVVPDWIRAINCFREGLGIGYMPVHLASVFIKAGALVEKQLENPKLTSPCCLAWNADKMSPALAWVLDYLGDTDKLHREWLA, from the coding sequence ATGCTCTCGGAACAAGCGTTAGAACTCATTGATATCGTGGCCCGGGTGGGGAGTTTTACGGCGGCAGCCAATCGACTGCACAAGGTCCCTTCTGCGGTCAGTTATGCCGTTAAACAAATCGAAGAAGAACTTGGTGTAGTGTTATTTGAGCGCCACCACCGCAGCGTGACCTTGACCCCCGCGGGAGAGCATTTTGTTAAGCAAGCCAGAAACTTGCTGACTCAAATGGATGAGATGAAACGCGGCACCCAGCGTGTGGCCAACGGCTGGCAACCCACGCTGTCTATCGCCTTAGATAACATAGTGCGCGCCGACAGAATTAGCGTATTAATCGCCGACTTTTACCGTCATTTCCAAGATATCGAGCTCATCATCCGCATCGAGGTCTTTAACGGCGTGTGGGAGGCGCTTGCGACTGGTCGCAGTGATATCGCCATTGGCGCAACCACTGCTATCCCTGTGGGGGGCGTATACCAATATAAGGACATGGGCGATATTCAATGGGCATTTTTGGTGAGTAAAAACCATCCTTTAGCCAGTATTGATCGCCCCTTGACCGATGATGAACTGCGTCCCTTCCCCTCCATTTGTTTGGAAGATACCTCGCGGGAAATTCCTAAGCGCATGACCTGGTTATTGGAGAATCAACGCAGACTCGTGGTGCCGGATTGGATCCGCGCGATTAACTGCTTTAGAGAGGGATTAGGTATCGGCTATATGCCAGTACATTTGGCCAGCGTATTTATTAAAGCGGGCGCCTTGGTTGAAAAGCAGCTTGAAAATCCGAAATTAACCAGTCCCTGTTGCCTCGCTTGGAACGCCGATAAGATGTCGCCCGCCCTTGCTTGGGTGCTCGACTACTTAGGGGATACTGATAAATTACACCGTGAATGGCTGGCGTAA
- the lolA gene encoding outer membrane lipoprotein chaperone LolA — MKKLLCAVLLSPLLYSNAVLADDAKQLRETLNGTESLKADFKQTVTDINKKVIQTGAGVFALAHPNQFYWHLTAPDESQIVADGKDLWIYNPFAEEVVIMDFAEAINASPIALLVHRDDATWSQYSVAKKQDCYEIKPKATDAGISSVNVCFNKGTLNKFNVLDDKGNQSQFDLSNQHSISAADKALFKFVLPENVDVDDQRLKSQ; from the coding sequence ATGAAAAAACTGTTGTGTGCTGTGTTGTTATCACCATTGTTATACAGCAATGCAGTATTGGCCGATGACGCAAAGCAATTACGCGAAACCTTAAACGGCACTGAGTCACTCAAGGCGGATTTCAAGCAAACCGTTACCGATATCAATAAAAAGGTTATCCAAACGGGCGCGGGTGTATTCGCGCTTGCCCATCCAAACCAGTTCTATTGGCATTTAACCGCGCCCGATGAATCCCAAATTGTCGCCGACGGTAAAGATTTATGGATTTATAATCCCTTCGCCGAAGAAGTGGTGATCATGGATTTTGCTGAAGCCATTAATGCATCGCCGATCGCCTTATTGGTTCACCGCGATGACGCCACTTGGTCACAATATAGCGTCGCCAAGAAGCAAGACTGTTATGAAATCAAACCTAAGGCCACGGATGCCGGGATCTCCTCGGTCAATGTCTGTTTTAACAAAGGCACGCTGAATAAATTCAATGTGCTCGATGATAAAGGCAACCAGAGCCAGTTTGATTTGAGCAATCAACACAGCATTAGCGCCGCGGATAAAGCGTTATTTAAGTTCGTGTTGCCAGAAAACGTTGATGTGGATGATCAACGTCTTAAAAGCCAGTAG
- a CDS encoding Bax inhibitor-1/YccA family protein: protein MTQQTLYSASASTLEVNKLLKNTYLLLAMTLAFSALCAGLAMALNISPLMSLGLSIGGLVLLFVTLRKADSAAGIFWVFAFTGMEGASLGYMLNHYAGMTNGSELIMQALGLTSVIFIALSAYAVTTKKDFSFLRGFLFAGLIVVIAAALINIFVGNSVAFMAINAGLALLMTGFILFDTSRIVNGGETNYIRATISLYLDFLNLFIAILHLLGIGNDD, encoded by the coding sequence ATGACTCAGCAAACCTTGTACTCAGCGAGTGCATCCACCTTAGAAGTGAATAAACTTCTTAAAAATACCTATTTATTGTTGGCCATGACCCTCGCCTTCTCGGCATTGTGTGCAGGCTTAGCGATGGCACTCAATATCAGCCCTCTGATGTCACTCGGTTTATCTATCGGTGGTTTAGTGCTGTTGTTCGTTACCCTACGCAAAGCTGACTCGGCTGCGGGCATCTTCTGGGTATTTGCCTTTACTGGTATGGAAGGCGCCTCATTAGGTTACATGCTTAACCACTACGCTGGCATGACCAATGGCTCTGAGCTTATCATGCAAGCTTTAGGATTAACCTCGGTTATCTTTATTGCGCTCTCGGCCTATGCTGTCACGACGAAGAAAGATTTCTCTTTCCTACGTGGTTTCCTGTTCGCCGGATTGATTGTGGTCATCGCCGCTGCGCTGATTAACATTTTCGTGGGTAACAGTGTGGCCTTTATGGCGATTAACGCGGGTCTTGCGCTGTTAATGACCGGCTTTATCCTGTTCGATACTAGCCGTATCGTGAATGGTGGCGAGACTAACTATATCCGCGCCACTATCTCCTTGTATCTGGACTTTTTAAACCTGTTTATTGCCATTTTGCATTTGCTTGGTATTGGTAACGATGATTAA
- a CDS encoding replication-associated recombination protein A — protein sequence MSSLSFNFAPDFRPLAARMRPRTIAEYIGQAHLLGEGQPLRQALEAGRAHSMMLWGPPGTGKTTLAELIAHYSNAHVERISAVTSGVKDIRAAIEQAQAVAQSRGQRTLLFVDEVHRFNKSQQDAFLPFIEDGTVIFIGATTENPSFEINNALLSRARVYLIKRLSQDEIVHIITQALTDTERGLGQRQLIMPTDVLNKLAQLCDGDARKALNLLELMSDMVADGGSFTTEMLVQVAGHQVAGFDKNGDQFYDLISAVHKSIRGSAPDAALYWFCRILEGGGDPLYVARRLLAIASEDVGNADPNAMTVALNAWDCFHRVGPAEGERAIAQAIVYLASAPKSNAVYTAFKAARALARETSQEAVPYHLRNAPTKLMAEMGFGAEYRYAHDEPNAYASGENYFPESLQASQFYFPTERGFEKRIKDKLAQLAQLDQASGRKRYE from the coding sequence GTGAGCAGTTTATCGTTTAATTTTGCGCCTGATTTTCGTCCCTTAGCCGCGCGTATGCGGCCAAGGACGATTGCCGAGTATATAGGTCAAGCCCATTTGTTGGGGGAAGGCCAACCACTGCGCCAAGCATTAGAAGCGGGCCGAGCCCATTCGATGATGTTATGGGGACCGCCGGGCACAGGTAAAACGACACTTGCCGAACTTATCGCCCATTATTCCAATGCCCATGTTGAACGCATCTCGGCGGTCACCTCGGGGGTAAAAGACATTCGCGCCGCTATCGAGCAGGCCCAAGCCGTTGCCCAGTCTCGTGGCCAACGCACCTTGCTGTTTGTCGATGAAGTGCATCGCTTTAATAAGAGTCAGCAGGACGCCTTTTTGCCCTTCATTGAAGATGGCACTGTGATTTTTATTGGGGCGACCACTGAAAATCCTTCATTTGAAATCAATAACGCCTTACTGTCGCGGGCACGTGTCTATCTTATCAAGCGCTTAAGCCAAGACGAGATAGTACATATCATCACCCAAGCCTTAACGGATACCGAACGTGGTTTAGGGCAGCGTCAGTTAATTATGCCAACGGATGTGCTTAATAAGCTGGCGCAGCTCTGTGACGGCGATGCGCGCAAGGCGCTAAACCTGCTTGAGTTGATGAGCGATATGGTGGCCGATGGCGGCAGTTTTACCACTGAAATGCTGGTACAAGTCGCAGGCCATCAAGTGGCGGGGTTCGATAAAAATGGCGATCAGTTTTACGATTTGATTTCGGCGGTACACAAATCGATTCGCGGCTCGGCGCCCGATGCAGCGCTGTATTGGTTCTGCCGCATTCTAGAAGGCGGCGGCGATCCGTTATATGTCGCCAGACGCTTATTAGCTATAGCCTCGGAAGATGTGGGTAATGCCGATCCTAATGCCATGACAGTCGCGCTCAATGCCTGGGATTGTTTCCACCGCGTCGGACCTGCCGAAGGTGAGCGGGCGATTGCCCAAGCGATTGTGTATTTAGCCAGTGCGCCTAAGAGTAATGCCGTTTACACCGCCTTTAAAGCGGCGAGGGCGCTGGCACGCGAAACCAGCCAAGAGGCCGTGCCTTATCATCTGCGCAATGCGCCGACCAAACTCATGGCGGAGATGGGCTTTGGCGCCGAATATCGCTATGCCCACGATGAACCCAATGCCTATGCCAGCGGCGAAAATTATTTCCCCGAATCCTTACAAGCATCTCAATTTTATTTCCCGACCGAACGCGGATTTGAGAAGCGGATTAAGGACAAATTGGCGCAATTAGCGCAATTAGATCAAGCCAGTGGGAGAAAAAGGTATGAATAA
- the tusC gene encoding sulfurtransferase complex subunit TusC, producing the protein MKKICILFRSAPHGTTKGREALDFALLSASFEQEVSLVFVDEGVLHLLKDQQPELIGGKDYLAALKALPLYDIESVFACKQSLGDYGLSHGLLSIPVTILNDEAISAHLKAVDEVLVF; encoded by the coding sequence ATGAAAAAAATCTGTATATTGTTCCGAAGCGCGCCCCATGGCACCACTAAGGGCCGCGAAGCCTTAGACTTTGCCCTGTTAAGCGCCAGCTTTGAGCAAGAAGTGAGTTTAGTGTTTGTCGACGAAGGCGTGTTGCATCTGCTAAAAGACCAACAACCCGAGCTAATCGGCGGTAAAGATTACCTCGCCGCGCTAAAAGCGCTCCCGCTGTACGACATCGAATCAGTGTTCGCCTGCAAACAGTCCTTAGGTGACTACGGCTTAAGCCATGGCTTGCTGTCGATTCCGGTGACTATCTTAAACGATGAAGCCATCTCGGCTCACTTAAAAGCCGTCGATGAGGTCTTAGTATTCTAA
- the tusB gene encoding sulfurtransferase complex subunit TusB has product MILHHIQTSPSRDNALKLCLRYACKEDAILLSSDGVNALLLRQWAMALSPFKVMVLKDDVIARGLTERLKNISQIDYNEFVAQSLQHDKVITW; this is encoded by the coding sequence ATGATTTTACATCATATCCAAACCTCGCCCAGCCGAGACAATGCTCTCAAACTTTGCCTGCGTTATGCTTGCAAAGAGGATGCGATTTTACTCTCGAGCGATGGCGTTAACGCATTATTACTGCGCCAATGGGCCATGGCGCTATCGCCCTTTAAGGTGATGGTACTGAAAGACGATGTCATCGCCCGCGGCTTAACGGAACGTCTTAAAAACATTAGTCAGATTGATTACAACGAGTTTGTCGCTCAATCTTTGCAGCACGATAAGGTGATTACGTGGTAA
- the tusD gene encoding sulfurtransferase complex subunit TusD: MSKFIIQVNGPAYGTSASVNALRFTQASLQSGHEIVCVFFYQDGVYNSTDFNLPASDEYDVVKGWKQLAAEHQVSLVNCVSAALRRGIVSQQEAQENGLSHWNVEHSFIMGGLGELVTGIESADRLICF, encoded by the coding sequence ATGAGCAAATTTATTATCCAAGTAAACGGGCCAGCCTATGGCACGTCGGCAAGTGTGAATGCCCTACGTTTCACCCAAGCCTCCCTGCAAAGCGGACATGAGATTGTCTGCGTGTTTTTCTATCAGGATGGCGTGTATAACTCGACGGACTTTAACTTACCCGCATCCGATGAATATGATGTGGTTAAAGGTTGGAAACAACTGGCAGCCGAGCATCAAGTCTCGTTAGTAAACTGTGTCTCAGCGGCATTACGACGTGGCATAGTCTCGCAGCAAGAGGCGCAAGAGAACGGCCTAAGCCACTGGAATGTAGAACATTCTTTTATTATGGGTGGACTGGGTGAACTGGTCACGGGAATTGAATCAGCCGATCGTTTGATCTGCTTTTAA
- a CDS encoding TusE/DsrC/DsvC family sulfur relay protein, giving the protein MVNPLIFNGVEIERDHQGYLKNIADWQPDMAPLLAQEEQIELTSAHWEVIHFVRDFYLEYKTSPAIRVLVKAIGQALGPDKGNSKYLYTLFPVGPAKQATKIAGLPKPAKCI; this is encoded by the coding sequence GTGGTAAATCCGCTTATATTCAATGGCGTCGAAATTGAACGCGACCATCAAGGCTATTTGAAGAATATCGCCGACTGGCAGCCGGATATGGCGCCGCTGTTAGCCCAAGAAGAACAGATTGAACTGACCAGTGCCCACTGGGAAGTGATCCACTTTGTTCGAGATTTTTATCTTGAATATAAAACCAGCCCTGCGATCAGGGTGTTAGTTAAAGCCATTGGTCAAGCCTTAGGGCCGGATAAAGGTAACTCTAAGTACCTCTATACCCTCTTTCCGGTTGGTCCTGCTAAGCAGGCGACAAAGATTGCGGGTCTGCCTAAACCAGCAAAGTGTATTTAA
- the crcB gene encoding fluoride efflux transporter CrcB has translation MNNLLLVALGGSIGAVFRYLISIFMIQVFGSSFPFGTLLVNVLGSFLMGVIYALGQMSHISPELKALIGVGLLGALTTFSTFSNETLLLMQEGDWLKAALNVVLNLSLCLFMVYLGQQLVFSRI, from the coding sequence ATGAATAATCTCCTACTTGTGGCCTTGGGTGGTTCCATTGGTGCGGTTTTTCGCTATCTTATTTCAATATTCATGATCCAAGTATTTGGCAGCAGTTTTCCTTTTGGTACACTGTTGGTCAATGTCCTCGGTTCATTTTTAATGGGCGTCATTTACGCACTGGGACAAATGAGTCATATCAGCCCAGAACTCAAAGCCCTGATCGGCGTTGGCCTGTTAGGCGCTTTGACAACGTTTTCAACTTTCTCAAACGAAACTTTATTGCTGATGCAAGAAGGAGATTGGTTGAAGGCGGCTTTGAATGTGGTGTTGAACCTAAGTCTATGTTTGTTTATGGTTTACTTAGGCCAACAACTGGTTTTTTCTCGCATTTAA
- the serS gene encoding serine--tRNA ligase: MLDPKFLRNELAVTAERLATRGFILDVAHLTQLEEKRKSLQVATEELQASRNAISKSIGQAKARGEDVDAIMAQVGDLGAQLDAKKVELAAVLEEVNAIAMSMPNLPDESAPIGADETENVEIRRWGTPRSFDFPVKDHIDLGEGLNGLDFKSAVKITGSRFIVMKGQIARLNRALGQFMLDLHTTEHGYTEAYVPLLVNEASLLGTGQLPKFGEDLFHTKPATEEGQGLSLIPTAEVPLTNLVRDSIVDEDELPIKLTAHTACFRSEAGSYGKDTRGLIRQHQFDKVELVQLVKPEDSMAALEALTGHAETVLQRLGLPYRTVILCTGDMGFGSSKTYDIEVWLPGQNTYREISSCSNMKDFQARRMQARYRVKADNKPALLHTLNGSGLAVGRTLVAILENYQNADGSVTIPEALRPYMGGLTQIG, translated from the coding sequence ATGTTAGATCCTAAATTTTTGCGCAACGAATTAGCAGTTACCGCTGAGCGATTAGCTACCCGTGGTTTTATTTTAGATGTCGCTCATCTCACTCAATTAGAAGAAAAACGTAAGTCACTGCAAGTGGCGACTGAAGAGTTACAAGCTTCGCGTAATGCTATTTCCAAGTCCATCGGACAAGCAAAAGCCCGCGGCGAAGATGTAGATGCCATCATGGCGCAGGTTGGCGATTTAGGTGCGCAATTAGATGCGAAGAAAGTCGAGCTAGCCGCGGTACTTGAAGAAGTGAACGCGATTGCCATGTCGATGCCAAACCTGCCGGATGAGTCAGCGCCTATCGGTGCTGACGAGACTGAAAACGTCGAGATCCGCCGTTGGGGCACACCACGCAGCTTCGATTTCCCTGTTAAAGATCATATTGACTTAGGTGAAGGCCTAAACGGTTTAGATTTTAAGAGCGCCGTGAAAATCACTGGCTCACGCTTTATCGTTATGAAAGGCCAAATCGCCCGTTTAAACCGCGCTTTAGGTCAGTTCATGTTAGATCTGCACACTACTGAGCACGGTTATACCGAAGCTTACGTGCCATTACTGGTTAACGAAGCAAGCTTACTGGGTACAGGCCAATTGCCTAAGTTTGGTGAAGACTTGTTCCACACTAAACCTGCGACCGAAGAAGGCCAAGGTTTAAGCCTGATCCCAACCGCAGAAGTGCCATTAACGAACTTAGTGCGCGACAGCATTGTCGATGAAGACGAATTACCGATTAAGTTAACCGCGCATACCGCCTGTTTCCGCAGTGAAGCGGGCTCATACGGTAAAGATACCCGTGGTCTTATCCGTCAGCACCAATTCGATAAAGTGGAATTAGTGCAACTGGTTAAGCCAGAAGACTCAATGGCGGCGCTCGAAGCATTAACGGGCCACGCTGAAACCGTACTGCAACGCCTTGGCCTGCCATACCGCACAGTGATCCTGTGTACCGGTGACATGGGCTTTGGTTCAAGCAAAACCTATGATATCGAAGTGTGGTTACCAGGCCAAAACACTTACCGCGAGATCTCTTCATGTTCAAACATGAAAGACTTCCAAGCCCGTCGTATGCAAGCCCGTTACCGCGTTAAGGCCGATAACAAGCCAGCCTTGCTGCACACCTTAAACGGCTCAGGCCTAGCGGTAGGTCGTACTTTAGTTGCGATTTTAGAGAACTATCAAAATGCCGATGGTAGTGTGACCATTCCTGAAGCTCTGCGTCCATACATGGGCGGACTGACTCAGATCGGTTAA
- a CDS encoding DNA translocase FtsK 4TM domain-containing protein, producing the protein MSQGNSVRTLSGLQRLLEGGLIICCVLATYILLALTSFSPSDPGWSQSHFQGDIKNWTGAVGAWIADILLYFFGVTAYIMPIIVASTGWLLFKRAHDLLEIDYFSVALRIIGFLLLILGFSALASMNANNIYEFSAGGVAGDVIGQAMLPYFNKLGTTLLLLCFLGSGFTLLTGISWLTVVEKVGFVSIWCFRKLKRLPQALKRERETEDTRGFMTVVDKFKQRRDSQHQLEKARVREPEVAPSRIFTTRPVKEEKEEVSDEIITEASTGKGKLSALAKILSLNSNKAKAEPKGQQRVEPQLDQASAVAEHGHFEAPPWVAKPKAAELDLEDETEFKAHVFEDDDGDDEPVFHRETMLDDEDEDELGFNDEDVIDFDTKASTGAVTQAQRQKEAPKAKIVDGIVVLPGQEDKPVPAKPMDPLPNISLLDVPNRKKNPISPEELEQVARLVEAKLADFNIVATVVGVYPGPVITRFELDLAPGIKASKISNLANDLARSLLAERVRVVEVIPGKSYVGLELPNKFRETVYMRDVLDCEAFTESKSNLTMVLGQDISGEPVVVDLGKMPHLLVAGTTGSGKSVGVNVMITSLLYKSGPEDVRFIMIDPKMLELSVYEGIPHLLCEVVTDMKEAANALRWCVGEMERRYKLMSMMGVRNIKGYNAKIAEAKANGEVILDPMWKSSDSMEPEAPALDKLPSIVVVVDEFADMMMIVGKKVEELIARIAQKARAAGIHLILATQRPSVDVITGLIKANIPTRMAFQVSSRIDSRTILDQQGAETLLGMGDMLYLPPGTAVPNRVHGAFIDDHEVHRVVADWCARGKPQYIDEILNGVSEGEQVLLPGETAESDEEYDPLYDEAVAFVTETRRGSISSVQRKFKIGYNRAARIIEQMEMQGVVSAQGHNGNREVLAPPAPKHY; encoded by the coding sequence TTGTCTCAAGGAAATAGTGTACGCACGCTCTCAGGCCTGCAGCGTCTGCTCGAAGGCGGACTCATCATTTGCTGTGTTTTAGCCACCTATATTTTGCTTGCCTTAACCAGTTTTAGTCCGTCGGATCCGGGCTGGAGCCAGTCTCATTTTCAAGGCGATATCAAAAACTGGACGGGTGCAGTAGGGGCGTGGATTGCCGACATTCTGCTGTACTTTTTTGGCGTCACTGCCTACATCATGCCGATTATTGTGGCCTCGACAGGTTGGCTGCTTTTCAAACGCGCCCATGATTTATTGGAAATTGACTACTTTTCAGTCGCACTGCGCATCATAGGTTTTCTGCTGCTTATCCTCGGTTTTTCGGCATTAGCCAGCATGAATGCTAATAACATCTATGAATTTTCCGCTGGCGGTGTGGCAGGGGATGTTATCGGCCAAGCCATGTTGCCGTATTTTAATAAGCTCGGCACGACCTTGTTGCTGCTGTGCTTCTTAGGCTCGGGCTTTACGCTGTTAACCGGGATCAGCTGGTTAACTGTGGTCGAGAAGGTCGGCTTTGTTTCCATTTGGTGCTTCAGAAAGCTCAAACGTCTGCCACAAGCACTTAAACGTGAGCGTGAAACCGAAGATACCCGTGGTTTTATGACGGTCGTTGATAAGTTTAAGCAGCGCCGTGATTCACAGCACCAGCTTGAAAAAGCCAGAGTGCGTGAGCCTGAAGTCGCACCGAGTCGCATCTTTACCACTCGCCCAGTGAAGGAGGAAAAGGAAGAAGTCAGCGACGAAATCATCACCGAAGCGAGTACAGGTAAGGGCAAGCTGTCGGCGCTCGCAAAAATCTTGAGCTTAAACAGCAATAAAGCCAAGGCTGAACCTAAAGGCCAACAACGAGTTGAGCCCCAATTGGATCAAGCCAGCGCCGTGGCTGAACATGGCCATTTTGAGGCGCCGCCTTGGGTGGCTAAGCCCAAAGCAGCCGAATTAGATTTAGAGGATGAAACAGAGTTCAAGGCGCACGTATTCGAAGATGACGATGGCGATGACGAACCCGTATTCCATCGTGAAACCATGCTCGATGACGAGGATGAAGACGAGTTAGGTTTTAACGATGAAGATGTCATCGATTTTGATACTAAAGCCTCAACGGGCGCGGTGACTCAGGCACAACGTCAAAAAGAAGCGCCAAAGGCGAAGATTGTCGATGGGATTGTGGTTTTACCGGGACAAGAAGATAAACCTGTTCCAGCAAAACCTATGGATCCGCTGCCAAACATCAGCTTGCTGGATGTGCCTAATCGTAAAAAGAATCCGATAAGCCCTGAGGAATTAGAGCAAGTTGCCCGCTTAGTCGAGGCCAAGCTTGCCGATTTTAACATTGTGGCCACAGTGGTGGGGGTTTATCCCGGTCCTGTGATCACCCGTTTTGAGCTGGATTTAGCCCCAGGCATTAAAGCCTCGAAGATTTCAAACCTCGCCAACGACCTAGCACGTTCACTGCTGGCCGAGCGTGTACGTGTGGTTGAGGTGATTCCGGGTAAATCCTATGTGGGTCTCGAACTGCCAAACAAGTTCCGCGAAACCGTGTACATGCGTGATGTACTCGATTGCGAAGCCTTTACCGAGAGCAAGTCGAACCTGACCATGGTGCTTGGCCAAGATATTTCCGGCGAGCCTGTGGTGGTTGATTTAGGCAAAATGCCGCACTTACTGGTTGCCGGTACCACAGGTTCGGGTAAATCGGTCGGGGTAAACGTGATGATCACCAGCTTATTGTATAAGTCTGGCCCTGAAGATGTTCGCTTTATCATGATCGACCCGAAAATGCTGGAATTGTCGGTGTATGAAGGCATCCCACATCTACTCTGTGAAGTGGTTACCGACATGAAAGAAGCGGCCAATGCGCTGCGCTGGTGTGTGGGTGAGATGGAGCGCCGCTACAAGCTAATGTCTATGATGGGCGTTCGTAACATCAAGGGCTATAACGCCAAGATTGCCGAGGCGAAAGCTAATGGCGAAGTGATTTTAGACCCCATGTGGAAGTCATCTGACAGCATGGAGCCTGAGGCGCCAGCCTTAGATAAACTGCCATCGATTGTGGTTGTCGTCGACGAATTTGCTGACATGATGATGATTGTCGGTAAAAAAGTGGAAGAGTTGATCGCCCGTATCGCTCAAAAAGCCCGTGCTGCGGGTATTCATTTAATCCTTGCGACCCAACGTCCATCGGTGGATGTGATCACGGGCTTAATTAAAGCCAACATCCCGACACGGATGGCGTTCCAAGTGTCTTCCCGTATCGACTCCCGTACGATTTTGGATCAGCAAGGCGCTGAAACCTTATTGGGTATGGGTGACATGTTGTATTTACCGCCCGGCACCGCGGTGCCAAACCGTGTCCATGGTGCCTTTATCGATGACCATGAAGTTCACCGTGTGGTGGCCGATTGGTGTGCCCGTGGTAAGCCACAATACATTGATGAGATCCTCAATGGCGTGAGTGAGGGCGAACAAGTGCTCTTGCCGGGTGAAACCGCCGAATCCGATGAAGAATACGATCCCCTTTACGATGAGGCTGTCGCCTTCGTGACCGAAACCCGCCGCGGTTCGATTTCGAGTGTGCAGCGTAAATTTAAGATTGGTTATAACCGCGCAGCACGTATTATCGAACAAATGGAAATGCAGGGCGTGGTCTCGGCGCAGGGCCATAATGGTAACCGCGAAGTGCTGGCACCGCCGGCCCCGAAACACTATTAA